One Prevotella melaninogenica DNA window includes the following coding sequences:
- a CDS encoding AAA family ATPase, with product MKRIVLTGGPCAGKTTALVKIIEHFSSLGYKVFIIPEVPTLFSQAGMDYLTDNAAFFYEGEKATLEVQLALEDKFTRMAETIDKPTIIVCDRGTMDISAYMKPEMWKEITAGVGTTSEELRARYDAVLHLVSAADGAEQFYTTANNAERTEGLELAREMDKKVIQAWSEHPHLRVINNHENFDTKIKRVIQDISNVLEIPQQIVEERKYIVRLTGEIPDAIESEITQTYLTSEPRSEVRLRRRTLNGVSVNVRTTKKTLPNNEQVVTERQIDNNLYESLMRQADPYRQSIHKIRKTFIWRGQFFELDTYLAPTSNLQILETKGIVDHEDVNFPPFIEVLEDITGNTEYYNYNLALKR from the coding sequence ATGAAACGAATTGTACTTACCGGCGGACCTTGTGCCGGAAAAACGACTGCACTTGTCAAGATCATTGAGCATTTCTCAAGTCTTGGCTATAAGGTGTTTATCATTCCAGAAGTTCCAACGCTCTTCTCTCAGGCGGGTATGGATTATCTTACAGATAATGCTGCGTTCTTCTATGAAGGAGAGAAGGCAACATTGGAGGTTCAGCTTGCTTTGGAAGATAAGTTTACGCGTATGGCTGAGACCATTGATAAACCTACGATTATAGTATGTGATCGTGGTACAATGGATATCTCTGCTTATATGAAGCCAGAGATGTGGAAAGAGATTACAGCTGGTGTAGGAACAACTTCTGAGGAACTTCGTGCTCGTTATGATGCAGTTCTTCACCTTGTGAGTGCTGCGGATGGAGCAGAACAGTTCTATACCACTGCTAATAATGCTGAACGTACAGAAGGGCTTGAGCTTGCACGTGAAATGGATAAGAAAGTCATTCAAGCTTGGTCGGAACATCCGCACTTGCGTGTAATCAACAATCACGAGAACTTTGACACAAAGATTAAGCGTGTTATACAGGATATTTCTAATGTATTGGAGATTCCACAGCAGATTGTCGAGGAGCGTAAATACATTGTTCGATTGACTGGTGAGATTCCTGATGCTATCGAAAGTGAGATTACACAGACCTATCTAACCTCAGAACCTCGCAGTGAGGTGCGTCTACGTCGTCGTACTCTGAATGGTGTTTCGGTTAATGTTCGTACAACAAAGAAGACTTTACCGAATAATGAACAGGTTGTTACTGAGCGACAGATAGATAATAATCTATATGAATCATTGATGCGTCAGGCAGATCCTTATCGTCAATCTATCCACAAGATTCGCAAGACTTTTATCTGGCGTGGTCAGTTCTTTGAACTTGACACTTACCTTGCTCCAACCTCTAATCTTCAGATTTTGGAGACAAAGGGAATCGTTGATCATGAGGATGTGAACTTCCCTCCATTTATTGAAGTACTTGAGGACATCACTGGTAATACGGAATATTATAACTACAATTTAGCTTTGAAGAGATAA
- the rplI gene encoding 50S ribosomal protein L9: MEIILKEDIIGLGYKNDIVNVKNGYGRNYLIPTGKGIIASPSAKKQLAENLKQQASKLAALKAEAEKKAAQLDGVELAIATKVSATGVTYGSVNAATVVEELAKRGIEIDRKIVTMRDMKKVGTSEATVHFHKEVEVKIPVTVVAENQPAPAVEEAPVEQPAETPVAEEETPAAE; this comes from the coding sequence ATGGAAATTATTTTGAAAGAAGATATTATCGGTCTTGGATACAAGAACGATATCGTTAATGTGAAGAACGGCTATGGTCGTAACTATCTCATCCCAACTGGTAAGGGTATCATCGCTTCTCCATCTGCAAAGAAGCAGTTGGCAGAGAACTTGAAGCAGCAGGCTTCTAAGCTCGCAGCTCTCAAGGCTGAGGCAGAGAAGAAGGCAGCTCAGTTGGATGGTGTAGAGCTTGCTATTGCAACTAAGGTATCTGCTACTGGCGTAACTTACGGTTCAGTAAACGCAGCTACTGTTGTTGAGGAACTTGCTAAGCGCGGTATTGAAATCGATCGTAAGATTGTTACAATGCGCGATATGAAGAAGGTTGGCACATCTGAGGCTACTGTACACTTCCACAAGGAGGTTGAGGTTAAGATTCCTGTAACTGTTGTTGCAGAGAACCAGCCGGCACCTGCTGTTGAGGAGGCTCCAGTAGAGCAGCCAGCAGAGACACCTGTAGCTGAGGAGGAAACTCCTGCAGCTGAGTAA
- the rpsR gene encoding 30S ribosomal protein S18 yields MAEQKSEIRYLTAPSIDTKKKKYCRFKKSGIKYIDYKDGEFLKKFLNEQGKILPRRITGTSLKYQRRVAQAVKRARQIALLPYVTDLMK; encoded by the coding sequence ATGGCAGAGCAGAAATCAGAAATCCGTTATTTGACCGCTCCTTCTATCGATACAAAGAAGAAGAAGTATTGCCGTTTCAAGAAGAGCGGTATTAAGTACATCGATTATAAGGATGGCGAGTTCTTGAAGAAGTTCCTCAATGAGCAGGGTAAGATTCTTCCTCGTCGTATTACAGGTACTTCTTTGAAGTATCAGCGTCGTGTGGCTCAAGCTGTTAAGCGTGCACGCCAGATTGCGCTCCTTCCATACGTAACCGATTTGATGAAGTAA
- the rpsF gene encoding 30S ribosomal protein S6: MNQYETVFILTPVLSDEQMKETVAKFKKLLTDNGAEILNEEAWGLKKLAYNIQKKSSGFYALLEFNAEPTVIDTLETGFRRDEKVIRYITVKQDKYSAAYAEKRRAKWAAKKEA, encoded by the coding sequence ATGAATCAATACGAAACCGTTTTCATTTTGACTCCCGTTTTGTCTGATGAACAGATGAAGGAAACGGTCGCTAAATTCAAGAAACTGCTCACCGACAATGGCGCTGAGATCTTGAACGAGGAGGCTTGGGGTTTGAAGAAGTTGGCTTACAACATTCAGAAGAAGTCATCTGGCTTCTACGCATTGTTAGAGTTCAACGCAGAACCAACAGTTATCGACACTCTCGAGACCGGCTTCCGTCGTGACGAGAAGGTTATTCGTTACATCACCGTTAAGCAGGACAAGTATTCTGCAGCTTATGCTGAGAAGCGTCGTGCTAAATGGGCAGCTAAAAAGGAGGCTTAA